The following proteins are encoded in a genomic region of Phragmites australis chromosome 9, lpPhrAust1.1, whole genome shotgun sequence:
- the LOC133929333 gene encoding probable polygalacturonase At1g80170, with translation MQNSLVKPLGSRMARGAPRPAAVLLLLAGVVAVLMLNAAESRILLTLDDFGAVGDGIANDTKAFEDVWKAACAAGDNTILNVPAGKTYQIWPVTLSGPCSSEIKLFISGNIVAPESPDDWGSSDRRQWLHFYKVQELKVTGGGIIDGRGQQWWAQSSCKGKLHNHKNKRCTPQPAPKAVHFEDCHGISVKGITLQNSQQYHLTFTRCSNVEANYLRVTSPEDSPNTNGVHLVDSYNVHVKDNLISTGDDCVSIVGNCTDVRLRAISCGPGHGISIGTLGENNSVDYVEKIKVDTLFISNAENGVRVRTTKSGGGFARKVKFESIVMRNVTNPIIIDQERSDHLEDSSEAPAAARAVQVEKINYIDIRGTSASEHAVTFSCSDAAPCRRLSLTNLNLTRVDGHKASSYCRKAFGRSIGTVIPESCLSKEDFVQQVPGRSEEDDDDDSDS, from the exons ATGCAGAACTCGCTAGTGAAGCCGCTTGGTTCAAGAATGGCGCGGGGGGCGCCGAGGCCGGCGGCCGTGCTGCTTCTGCTCGCCGGCGTTGTCGCGGTTCTAATGCTGAACGCTGCGGAGTCCCGCATCCTCCTCACGCTCGACGACTTCggcgccgtcggcgacggcatTGCCAACGATACCAAG GCCTTCGAGGACGTTTGGAAGGCGGCGTGCGCCGCCGGCGACAACACCATCCTCAACGTGCCCGCCGGCAAGACCTACCAGATCTGGCCGGTGACGCTCTCCGGTCCCTGCAGTAGCGAGATCAAGCTGTTC ATTTCTGGGAACATCGTTGCGCCGGAGAGCCCCGACGACTGGGGGAGCAGCGACCGCCGCCAGTGGCTCCACTTCTACAAGGTGCAGGAGCTGAAGGTGACCGGCGGCGGCATCATCGACGGCAGGGGGCAGCAGTGGTGGGCGCAGTCGTCGTGCAAGGGGAAGCTCCACAACCACAAGAACAAG CGTTGCACCCCGCAGCCTGCTCCCAAG GCGGTTCACTTCGAGGATTGCCATGGGATCAGTGTGAAGGGCATCACCCTGCAGAACAGCCAGCAGTACCACCTGACGTTCACCCGGTGCTCGAACGTCGAGGCGAATTACCTGAGGGTGACCTCGCCGGAGGACAGCCCCAACACCAACGGCGTCCACCTCGTTGACTCGTACAATGTTCACGTCAAGGATAACCTCATCTCCACAG GTGACGATTGCGTCTCGATCGTGGGCAATTGCACAGATGTTCGTCTCAGAGCTATCTCATGTGGACCTGGCCACGGCATCAG TATCGGAACCTTAGGAGAAAACAATTCTGTTGATTACGTGGAGAAGATCAAAGTCGACACCTTGTTCATCTCAAATGCCGAAAACGGTGTACGCGTCAGGACCACGAAG AGCGGCGGCGGTTTCGCCCGCAAGGTGAAGTTCGAGAGCATCGTGATGAGGAACGTCACGAACCCCATCATCATCGATCAGGAACGCTCCGACCATCTGGAAGATTCGTCTGAAGCGCCG GCAGCAGCGCGGGCGGTGCAGGTGGAGAAGATCAACTACATCGACATCAGGGGCACGTCGGCGTCGGAGCACGCGGTCACGTTCTCGTGCAGCGACGCCGCGCCGTGCAGGCGCCTGTCGCTGACCAACCTGAACCTGACCCGGGTGGACGGGCACAAGGCGTCCTCCTACTGCCGCAAGGCGTTCGGGAGGAGCATCGGCACTGTCATCCCGGAGTCCTGCCTCTCCAAGGAGGACTTCGTCCAGCAAGTCCCAGGGCGTTcggaggaagacgacgacgacgattcaGATTCGTGA